A stretch of DNA from Campylobacter concisus:
GCTCAATGCCCATATCAACCATACGAGGCAAAGCGCTAATAGCGTCATTTGTATGAAGTGTAGAAAAAACCAAGTGGCCAGTTAGTGCCGCTTGAATCGCGATTCTAAGTGTCTCTTGATCTCTGATCTCACCTATCATAATAATATCTGGATCTTGCCTTAAAATAGAGCGAAGAGCCGAGATAAAAGTAAGCCCAGCCTTCTCATTTACATGTACTTGTTGGATCATATTTAGCTGATACTCAACCGGATCTTCAACGGTAATAATCTTAGTTTTTACACTTTTTATATCATTTAATGCACCATAAAGTGTAGTCGTTTTTCCTGATCCTGTCGGACCAGTAACAAGGATGATGCCATAAGGCGCTTTCATACTTTTTTTAAACTTAGCAAAGTTATCTGGATGCATACCGAGGTCTTCAATGTTTATGATAACCTTTGATTTGTCCAAAATTCTTAAAACTATGCTTTCGCCGTTTAAAATAGGTAGTGTAGAGATACGAAAATCGTACTCTTTATCTAAAATTTGAGCTGAAAATCTACCATCTTGTGGGCGGCGGCGCTCCGCGATATCCATGTTTGAAAGTAGCTTCATTCGGCTTACCATCGGCGGATAGATATCTTTATCAAATATAAATGTCTCGCTTAGCATGCCATCTATCCTGCTTCTTACGATGCAGTTTGTCTCGGTTGGCTCGATGTGGATATCGCTCGCTCTGCTTTGAATAGATGTTTTTAAAATTATCTCAATTAGCTTTAAAATTCCAGAGCTTTCTGTGCTTTGCCCTTGGCTGCTAGAGCTTGAAAGCTCTTTTCTAATCTCTGTAATAACGTCTTTAATGCTTTCATTAAGAGCTATTTTGTTTATATATTTTTCTATCTGGGCTGGGTCGGCGCAAGCTACTTTTAATAGCTTTCTGTTAAATAAATTTTGAACTTTATCTTGAATAATCACGTCAAAAGGATTTTTAAAAGCAACATAAACGCTTATCTCATCTTCTTTTACAGGGATGGCGTTATAT
This window harbors:
- a CDS encoding GspE/PulE family protein yields the protein MNNLENLTLKTLEQLNKLNDEQILKIIEIKKINEKSLLAILLEENMLEEEIFFEILSDIYRRGHTDIDEISTSLQIDQKRFIQYVCDKFKITFFDLDDIDIDYRISEKLSTSQLKSYNAIPVKEDEISVYVAFKNPFDVIIQDKVQNLFNRKLLKVACADPAQIEKYINKIALNESIKDVITEIRKELSSSSSQGQSTESSGILKLIEIILKTSIQSRASDIHIEPTETNCIVRSRIDGMLSETFIFDKDIYPPMVSRMKLLSNMDIAERRRPQDGRFSAQILDKEYDFRISTLPILNGESIVLRILDKSKVIINIEDLGMHPDNFAKFKKSMKAPYGIILVTGPTGSGKTTTLYGALNDIKSVKTKIITVEDPVEYQLNMIQQVHVNEKAGLTFISALRSILRQDPDIIMIGEIRDQETLRIAIQAALTGHLVFSTLHTNDAISALPRMVDMGIEPYLVSGALVCIEAQRLVRKLCPYCKQKVTLSQKALDEIKKFLPEDYQFYKSVGCQHCSQTGYLGREMISEILSISDHIASIVANNASKEELKKAAYDEGFIDMFHDGVIRAANGVTTIEEVYRVAKI